The following are encoded together in the bacterium genome:
- the aroC gene encoding chorismate synthase translates to MSHFSFRTAGETHGPALVTIVEGVPAGLPVRPEEINRELARRQVGYGRGERMRIEKDEVEILSGVRFGHAMGGPVAMLLRNRDWVNWREKMSRDGDGEGIPPLDTARPGHADLPGVLKYGHGDVRNVLERASARETAARVMAGALAKALLRQLGAGIVGHVLSIGKYRVSPGVEGDSKAAARAEGSPLRMADSGVEAEVMRWIDELKEAGTTAGGVVEVIATGVPPGLGSYVAWDRRLDGRLGQALMCIPAIKGVEIGGGVGLAGIPGIDVHDEVFPGGNPAAPFLGKYLLPFHRKTNRAGGLEGGMTNGEPVVVRAAMKPIPTQSVPLRTVTVDRYAASTAHRERSDVCAVPAASVVAETMVAIVLADAFLEKFGCDAMRDILYNYSGYLRRICGE, encoded by the coding sequence ATCTCGCATTTCTCGTTCCGGACCGCGGGGGAGACCCACGGCCCGGCCCTGGTGACGATCGTCGAGGGGGTCCCGGCGGGCCTGCCCGTTCGCCCGGAGGAGATCAACCGGGAGCTGGCCCGGCGACAGGTCGGGTACGGCCGCGGCGAGCGGATGCGGATCGAGAAGGACGAGGTCGAGATCCTCTCGGGCGTCCGCTTCGGGCATGCGATGGGAGGTCCCGTCGCGATGCTCCTGCGCAACCGCGACTGGGTCAACTGGCGGGAGAAGATGTCCCGGGACGGGGACGGCGAGGGGATCCCCCCGCTCGACACCGCCCGCCCCGGTCACGCGGACCTTCCCGGCGTCCTGAAATACGGGCACGGCGACGTCCGGAACGTCCTCGAGCGCGCCAGCGCCAGGGAGACCGCCGCGCGGGTCATGGCCGGCGCGCTGGCGAAGGCGCTTCTCCGTCAGCTCGGGGCCGGGATCGTCGGCCACGTCCTCTCGATCGGGAAGTACCGGGTGTCGCCCGGGGTCGAGGGGGACAGCAAGGCGGCCGCGCGCGCCGAGGGGAGTCCGCTGCGGATGGCGGACTCCGGAGTCGAGGCGGAGGTCATGCGGTGGATCGACGAGTTGAAGGAGGCCGGGACCACGGCCGGCGGGGTCGTCGAGGTCATCGCCACCGGGGTTCCCCCGGGCCTCGGCTCGTACGTCGCCTGGGACCGCCGGCTGGACGGGCGGCTCGGACAGGCGCTGATGTGCATCCCCGCCATCAAGGGGGTCGAGATCGGCGGCGGGGTGGGGCTGGCCGGAATCCCTGGGATCGACGTCCACGACGAGGTGTTCCCCGGCGGAAACCCGGCGGCGCCGTTCCTCGGGAAATATCTGCTGCCGTTCCACCGGAAAACGAACCGGGCCGGGGGGTTGGAAGGGGGGATGACCAATGGGGAGCCCGTGGTCGTACGGGCCGCGATGAAGCCGATACCGACGCAGTCCGTCCCTCTCCGGACCGTCACGGTCGACCGCTACGCCGCCTCGACCGCGCATCGCGAGCGAAGCGACGTCTGCGCCGTTCCCGCCGCGTCCGTGGTCGCCGAGACGATGGTGGCGATCGTCCTGGCCGACGCCTTCCTCGAGAAATTCGGGTGCGATGCGATGCGGGATATCCTCTATAATTATTCCGGCTATCTCCGGCGCATCTGCGGGGAATGA